The following is a genomic window from Antechinus flavipes isolate AdamAnt ecotype Samford, QLD, Australia chromosome 3, AdamAnt_v2, whole genome shotgun sequence.
TAAAAAGATGACaatctacctaaactaatctatttatttagtgctatacaaatcagactcccctgaaaactattttaatgacctagaaaaagtaacaagattcatctggaagaacaaaagatcaggactttcaagggaactaatgaaaaaaatatcaaatgaaggtggcctagctgtaccagatttaaaattatattataaagcagcggttataaaaactatttggtattggctaagaaatagactacttgatcagtggaatagattaggttcaaaggacaaaatagacaataactttaataatctagtgtttgataaatccaaagaccccagcttttgtgataagattcactgtttgacaaaaactcctgggaaaattggaaattagtatggcagaaactaggtattgccacacacttaacactgtacaccaaaataaggtcaaaatgggttcatgatctaggcataaagaatgagattataaataaattagaagaatataggataatttacctctcagacatgtgaaggaggaaggaatttgtgatcaaagaagaactagagatcattattgatcacaaaatagaaaatttcgattatattaaattgaaaagctttttgtacaaacaaaactaatgcagacaaggttagaagggaaaccATGAActgttaaaacatttttacaatcaaaggctctgacaaaagcctcatttccaaaatatgtagagaattgactctaatttataagaaatcaagaaataagaaatctccagttgataaatggtcaaagacaattttcagacaaagacattgagaccatttctagtcatatgaaaaggtgctctaaatcactattgatcagagaaatgcaaattaagacaactctgagataccactacacccctctcagattggctaggatgacaggaaaagataatggtgaatgttggagaggatgtgggaaaactgacactgatacattgttggtggaattgtgaatacatccagccattctggagagagatttgtaactatgctcaaaaagttatcaaactgtacatactgtttgatccagcagtgttattactgggcttgtatcccaaagaaatcttaaagaaggaaaaaggacctgtatatgcaaaaatgtttgtggcagccctctttgtagtggctataaactggaaactaagtggatgcccatcaattggagaatggctgaataaattgtgatatatgaatgttatggaatattgttgttctgtaagaaatgatcaacaggatgatttcagaaaggcctggagagacttatataaactgatattgagtgaaaagagcaggaccaggagatcattatatacttcaataacaatgccatacgatgatcaattctgatggatgtgactcttcaacaatgagatgaaccaaatcagttccttcaataatgaatagaaccaggcccagtgaaagaactctgggaaatgagtgtgaaccacaacatagcatttccactccttctgtttttgactgcttgcatttttgttttcaaaataactgtatggatatatatatatatatatatatatatatatatatatatatatatatatatatatatgtatacctgccatctgggggagggagtacagggaaggaggggaaaaattggaacaaaagattttgcaattgtcaatgctaaaaaattatccatgcatatatcttgtaaataaaaagctatactaaaaaaaaaaggtatgctaatcaatatctgaAGGGTtcaatttcctttgtattccaataATTATTTGAAGATGCTTGCTGACATTTAGATATTTTAGTATCtaggattccttcaatttttattcttacaAATGGACTAGCTATTTAAAAGGCTGCTGCTACATTGACTTCTACTGATAATCCTATGGTTCTCTATGTTTAAGATCATAATTTAGAGGGTCCCCATAACTATGCTTTCCATTAAGATTCAACGTGTAGACATAgtgtttgctattattatttaaggtATCATGGCAAGAGTAAATTTTTCCCAGTTAAATCTTGGTTGACTTTCACTCAAATCCACTTAATACTCATGTTAGTAGAAGGTTCAAAGAATAATGTCAATGAAAGGCAAATGTAAGGAAAACATATTCCAAAGGCAATTTATTCCTTTTGAACTTCAAAACCCAGAAGTCTTCTCTGTGACCCAATTCTTTATTATTAGGACTAGTTATTCTTTAGTCCACATGaagcttctttctttccttccaggaGTTCTGCTACTCAAAGGCCCTTCTTCCCTTGTCTGACTGCTTTTTGTGTCTGTCTAGACTATGTATATCTCAGCTccctaaaaaaatatttcttattggtCTAGTAACTGTTTCAAAATCACATGGCTGATTGAGagtaggaaataatttttttttttttttttggtttagtaGCTACATGGTGCTCtggatagaataccagtcctgaagtcaggaggacctgagttcagatttggcctcagtcacttaacatttaacacttcctagttgtgtgaccctgggcacttaactcctattgtctcagcaaaaaacaacaacaacaacaacaaaaaaaacaaacctttttcCTTCACCCTATACATGATTCCTTTTCTGGAGTTGTGATACTTCTCTACTAATAGATCATACTGACAACACACAAATCAAGAGCAGTTAAAGCAATTCAATTAATGGACATAGCCAAAGAAATccagagttttaaaaaagaaaatagaaattttattttataagacaGAATAAGCCCAACTTTTCACTTACTTAGAGATAAAGGGGATAAATATGGAGACTTTATTTCACAGTCTAGTACTTGTTCTCCTGAGTGGAAAATTATTCCTCTGCTATTCCTCTACTAGCtggtgaaaggaaaggaaattgtaaaaCATGAGGATGCAAAAGCATGCCCACATTGCATACAAGACCCACATTGTCTGTCCGAAGGCTTCTGGACCTCAGGGTTCTTCTATCTCATATGTTATCTCctgtcacaaatttcttttcatCTCAAGTCTTCAAGGAATGTTCTGCTCTTCTCTCACATACTTATTCCCCCTCATCATTGCTGTCACACACAATGATTCTCAGCTGCAGCCTCATGTACACCCTGCTCtccatattgttatttttaaaaatcaaattttattgatatcctttgtttttatttcaccaAAATTTCTGTAAATATTCCTTCGTTTCCAGAATTCTCCCATTTAACaaatgctatttaattttttttttaaataaagaaaaagtgagaaaataatcAGTAAAACCAATGAATACAtaggaaaaagtttgaaaatatctGCAATTTTTCCAGACCTGTTATATTGTCAGCTTTAAAACTGCCAGTGAGACAACAATTTGTCCACAGTGCATGATCCTATAGTTGCTATTGGCTTTCAGCCTGAGATGGTCTCCATTCTtcccaaaacagaaagaaaaatattgtgtGACTGGAACAATATTTGTCAGAAATATTTCTCCCTACCTATGAAATCATCTTAGAAGCTAATAATATAACATAGGATCACATTGCTATGAGGTGGATAGAACatattcttaaattcttaatatcttcttttttgaTGTTTAAGATTGTAATTgtgttttccttctttcagtttctttgcctTGATGAAAACATGATGTTTTGGAGAAGATAAAAGACCAGCAGTTAAGAGACTTTTGTTTAAGTTCTGATTTTGTTGTTGACATGTTTGACTTTGaggaaattattatattttgtgtATGCTTTTTTGAATTGAAAAACAAGTGGGTGGGAATTTCAGACCTTTACATCCGTTTCTGATCCCAGTATgttttatatcattattttttgctAGTTTGGCAATCATTGCCCCCAGAAGAATATCCAGGAAAACCACATTTCCATACATGTTTTTAAACTAGAAAAGTCGTTTCTTTCAGTATAAGGAGCTGGTCCATCTATAGATTAATTACACAGCTATTCTACTGATCTGAAATGTAAGACAGAGGGGTAAAAATGAATCagatgaaggaagagaaatcCAGCCTACGTAGGTTTGAGATATGTCACCAAAGCACCTATGAGTTAggtttttaattaattctatgTGTGGGATAGGTATCCTGGTTTGTACAAAGATATCTCTTGTTTTTGCACGCTTCCTGTCATGCTTCATGTCCCAATATCCACTAAACTCATTAACccattattctgttttttttttttttttattgactaGATTATTCTTTCTATCAATTGCTTTAGGGCAATTTTAACATCTCTATTTCTCAAACTGTAAATGAGGGGATTTAGCATGGGAACAATGATAGTGTAAAAGATAGAGGACACTTTTCCTTGATCCATGGAGTTGACTGAAGATGGCTGCAAATACATGAATGCAAGGGAACCAAAGAAAACACTAACTGCTGCAATATGGGAGCTACAGGTGTTGAATGCTTTTGATCTTCCTCTAGtggattgaatttttaaaatgctagcaATGATGAAAATATAAGAGCAAATAATAGTCATAGCtgggaaaagaatattaaatgtaCTGAAGGCCAGAGCCATCACTTCATTGACATAAGTACTAGAACAAGACAGCTTCAAGAGTGGAAGGAGATCACAGAAATAATGATTAACCTTATTTTCCTTACAGAAGAGCACTCTGAGCAAGCAGCCTGTGTGAGAAGTGGCCCCAACAAGACCTAAAACATATACCCCACTCACCAACCAGGAACACACTCGATAAGACATCATAAGACTATAATGAAGAGGATGACATATAGCCACATAACGGTCATATGCCATGACGGCTAACATGTGACATTCAGAAATTccataaaaggcaaaaaaatagaattgagtcaTGCATTCAGGATAGGATATAATATTCTTCTTTGATAAAAAATTTAGCATCATTTTGGGAGTGATGACAGTTGATTGACAGAGATCAATGAAGGACAAACTACAGAGAAAATAGTACATAGGAGTGTGAAGATGAGAACTTAGTGTAATCAATATGATCATACCCAGGTTCCCCACCACAGTGACCAAATAGATATTCAGGAATAGGAATAACAGGGGCAACTGGAGCTCTGGGTCATCTGTCAGCCCTATAAGGATGAATTCAGTCACTAGtgaataatttcctttctccatccctcttGATTGTAGAGTAACAGGAAGACAAGATTCTgtaaatatggaaagaaaaaaaaaaacaatccaaccACAAAGGGAGTATTATAATTGTTACCAATTTCATCAAGGAGTACagacaaaaacatttttagtatacattaatttaatctttttgtctctgttttcttatAGAGCTACTGATCATCAGCTTCACAGTCACATAATTCCTGTAAAAGAAACTGTCTTTACAAGACCTCTTTATGACCTTCTctcaataataattatttttattctttcagccTTTTATACCGTCAAAGTCATTTCTTCCCAATCTGTAATGTATGCAAAAAGTTTTGAATTAGGTATTTCAAGTTTAAATATCTTAGAGAATATTTAGGCTCTAACTTCTCACAACTAGTAAGCATGTAAGAATTAGAACCTGAAATTAATTCTCACTTGATGCTAATTCCAGAAGTTTTTCTACTGAGTTTTAAGTAATGCCTTTAAATAATTGTTAAAACTGCTTTAGTGGTGAGAAAGACAATGATGATACCCCCCAAGCCCTGACTTTTGAACTTTTCAAAACCTACTGTTGGAGCTTGTCAAGTCATAAATTATATTCTCTGTCTATTTTTTCATGATAATGAAAAGGGTCTCAGAGAAGCAAGTTGTTACTAAAGGCAgacaattaaaaagctattagctGAGAAGGAAATCTCCATGAGAAGAGTTCTTAGGGACTTCAATTTAGGGACTAAAATAGCATATAATTGTGATGGCCAACTGGGACCTtgctataaaataatatatttatatgttggcAAATCATTGATAGAAACATAACAGGGAAATAAAGTGATGTAGATTGGATGCAATTTCATTAAGTGGACTCAGAAAGAAAAGTTATTAAGAATTGAATGTTATCTTGAAATGAGGTCTCTAGTTGAGTGCATCAGAAATTCTTTTTAGGTCTAGTGCTATTAACAACTGTGGATAAAATCATATATGATATGCTTACCAAATCAGAGCATGACACAAAGTTTGGAGAGGTGAATAACTTAACAGTTTGACTAAAACATGATTCAATAATATTACCGGTTTAAAAATCTAATATGGTAAAATTTAATATGGATACAAAATAGTAGcaagaaataaatttcaaaagttcaatatatagagagatatgcTTAAGTCAATTTGTTTAACACAGATCTATAGTTTTTACTATACTGCAAACtcaatatatttaagaaatataatgtggcagtaaaaaaaaaatctcaagataGCATCTAATAATAAGAAGGTGACAGTTCTAATCATATTTTACTTTGATAAAACTACATTTGAGGTATTTTAACCAGTTCTGTTTACAATAGTTTAAGAACATTGACAAGTTGGAGAACTTTCAGAAAAGGCAATGAGGGTCATGAATTATCTTGAAGACATGCCGTAATAGGATAATTTGAAGGATGTGTAAAATTTTAGCCTTCAGTGGGAAAGCATATCAGGGGGCCATGATAATTGTTTCCAAGTATGTTAAGAGGTCTTATATTTAAAAGGGATTGGGCTAGTCCACTTTATCCTcaaagaatagaacaaaaaacaataaaagagaattgcaaaggaataaattaagattgatgggaaaaggaaaccTCTAACAAATTCCTTGAAAGTAAAAGATTCCCCCTCAGAGCAGATCTTCAAGTGGAGGCAGGATGACTACCACTGCTGTAGGGTGATTGGAGGAAGTTGTAGGATATAACTTGGACTAGTTAGAAGATCCATTTTAACTCTAAAATGCTGTAATTCTATAATTCTGAGCTGGAATTTTTCATATCTTCAAAATctcttactattttaaaaagcatttataccCAGTCTTCAACCCCATGCCATTGTTCAATGATGCATAGAATAGAATATGGAgatgtctcttcttttttcaaaGTCCTGAGGTTCCATTCATCTCTATTTAGAAGGAACAATgattgtaaataaagaaaatactcaCCCTGTAGCAATGGATTATATAGCCTCTTTACTCACAGAGCTCTGGCAGAGAAATGTTTTCTATGAAGGTTGATATTAGCCTGTCATAGAGTCTTCAAATCCTTTAGAAATGATGAAGATTAGGACCCAGAACTcagtttttcatatgaatttatttcatttgattttatttgatttgaataTGATTATTTCTAGTTTCAACTTTATCCAAAGTATCCTcttatgaaaagagaaagaaacggAGTTCATCAGAGTCAAAAGAGTTCTTGATGTTGTATATTAAGGCCTTTGTGACTACTAGAAAGCATTTATAAGGTTCCTGGGACCTCATTAGTAAAACACAAACAGAGGTTTCCACAGAGATTCATTTCATAAGGGATTCCCCTTTTCTGGaaagaagttattattattttcctctaactcttaattctttcacttttatttacttttaatgtatacaataaaatatgatttctgTATAATGTAAAGAAATTCTGGTATTTCTGGTACTTGGGATGAATTTATTTGAGTTGGGATTTGGAAATCTTGGTGTCATGTTTGAGATATAAATACTCCACTTGTTTGAGGAAGCCTGAACTCATGGGATGGTAGTTGAGGAAATTTGacaattgaaaattttaattgttcatgggtagggaAGTATGAAAATCAGTTGCTGAAATTactagagaagaaataaattgattTGGAAGTCCATAGTTGACAGCAATAAGGTCTCAATTAGGAATATATCAACTTCTCCTCATCCTGTATATTAGAGGGTATGTGAGAAAGCATTTAGAACTTTGAAAAACATGCCAAAAATGCTCATGTTGTCAGGTGAATGCTAGGATTTAGAGAACACTAGACCATGggtgaaatatgaaaagaataatttagGATAAATAGAGTTGATTAATAAGAGAAAAGAGTTCTATAGTGTACAAGGGAAAGATATAAACTGTAATAACAGAGTTAGATTAACAGCATTACTTCATTTGTTGTAAATATATTTACTGATCTTTTGTAGGTAATGCATGGATCTGGTGTGTAAGCAATGTATTTGGATAACCTTGTTCCTTCAGATGTGCCACAGTAGATAATTGTGGTTGTTAAAATACTTTAGTATACCCTGTGgtataaatcaattttttttttttggtaagcaaAAGAGTAAATGGGATGAATGGCAAATTTTGCAACCAAAAATGTGCCTCTTGAATATCAGGATCTGAGACAAAACTCTGGTATTCTTGGGCTACTATACTTCTCAATAATCTTGTTATCCCTAACTAGAGAAAAGATTGTTAGATATATAGACCTAAAGGATTAGAGAAAATTTTTATAACAGAAATTTCTTGTAAGAATGTCATAGAGATTATGTTATGAAAACAATATTCTAATCACAGCaccaaaagtttattttcataGGACTCACAGATTCTCCAGAGTTCCGGATTCCTTTTTCTACTGTTCTGGGGAAATTATGTGATTACtgatgaattaaaaaattaattagtaCTCTGATTAGTCtttagctataattttttttgaagctAAGTTTTGACTGCTTGTAAGTCACTAAATTTTGGAGGTTATAAGATTTCTTGTCCTAAAGGTTATACAACTTAAGGAATATCACAAAGCTACTCCCTTTCCCATCATGCCAGATCTTTCACTCCTTTCCatcaaaaagatcaaaaatatgtTTCTCCCCCTAAAgcccaaggacttttacttattctgactctggctgatcctgaggccttcaGGGAGCTAGCTCAGACTTATCAACAgttatatttttatgtcattctcTTAGTTCACCTTATACCAGT
Proteins encoded in this region:
- the LOC127558047 gene encoding olfactory receptor 150-like isoform X1, producing the protein MLSRNYSLVTEFILIGLTDDPELQLPLLFLFLNIYLVTVVGNLGMIILITLSSHLHTPMYYFLCSLSFIDLCQSTVITPKMMLNFLSKKNIISYPECMTQFYFFAFYGISECHMLAVMAYDRYVAICHPLHYSLMMSYRVCSWLVSGVYVLGLVGATSHTGCLLRVLFCKENKVNHYFCDLLPLLKLSCSSTYVNEVMALAFSTFNILFPAMTIICSYIFIIASILKIQSTRGRSKAFNTCSSHIAAVSVFFGSLAFMYLQPSSVNSMDQGKVSSIFYTIIVPMLNPLIYSLRNRDVKIALKQLIERII
- the LOC127558047 gene encoding olfactory receptor 150-like isoform X2 — protein: MEKGNYSLVTEFILIGLTDDPELQLPLLFLFLNIYLVTVVGNLGMIILITLSSHLHTPMYYFLCSLSFIDLCQSTVITPKMMLNFLSKKNIISYPECMTQFYFFAFYGISECHMLAVMAYDRYVAICHPLHYSLMMSYRVCSWLVSGVYVLGLVGATSHTGCLLRVLFCKENKVNHYFCDLLPLLKLSCSSTYVNEVMALAFSTFNILFPAMTIICSYIFIIASILKIQSTRGRSKAFNTCSSHIAAVSVFFGSLAFMYLQPSSVNSMDQGKVSSIFYTIIVPMLNPLIYSLRNRDVKIALKQLIERII